From the genome of Opitutaceae bacterium, one region includes:
- the narH gene encoding nitrate reductase subunit beta, translating into MQIKRQMAMVFNLDKCIGCQTCTIACKNVWTNREGAEYMFWNNVETKPGIGYPRQWENQDKYRGGWTRREGADTPKLRNASRFWEMMNLFFNPVMPQMEEYYGKGPFTFTYEDLHSQTPTTRSQPVARPKSMITGEEDIPINYAVNWEDNGAGATEDGTGGMDYNFKDMTPQERQAFLSYQKVFMFYLPRICNHCMNPGCVAACPSGAGYKREEDGIVLIDQDRCRAWRFCITSCPYKKVYFNWRTGKMEKCILCYPRVETGQPPACFHSCVGRIRYMGPLLYDMDRVPAAANVPDLDLVQAQRDVILDPNDPEVIAEARKCGIEEPWLEACRRSPVYKMVKEWRIALPLHSEFRTMPSLFYVPPESPVQTAGDGSGHARMVGGDEEGRHLPNLDDFRVPIKYLASLLAAGNEQEVKSALTRLLALRSYRRSIRVYNQPDLAVLKLAGLTESQAVEMHRLLALAHYHERFVVPTTHREATAGAPYIERGYAGYDEMSPGTQPHRRQTFHGAGQEVGS; encoded by the coding sequence ATGCAAATCAAACGACAGATGGCGATGGTGTTCAACCTGGACAAGTGCATCGGCTGCCAGACCTGCACCATCGCGTGCAAGAACGTGTGGACCAACCGCGAGGGGGCGGAATACATGTTCTGGAACAACGTCGAAACCAAGCCCGGCATCGGCTACCCCAGGCAGTGGGAGAACCAGGACAAGTATCGCGGCGGCTGGACGCGGCGCGAAGGTGCGGACACCCCGAAACTCCGCAACGCCTCGCGCTTCTGGGAGATGATGAATCTCTTCTTCAATCCCGTGATGCCGCAGATGGAGGAGTACTACGGCAAGGGCCCGTTCACCTTCACTTACGAGGACCTCCATTCCCAAACCCCCACGACGCGCTCGCAGCCGGTGGCGCGGCCCAAGAGCATGATCACCGGCGAGGAGGACATTCCCATCAACTACGCGGTGAACTGGGAGGACAACGGCGCGGGCGCGACCGAGGACGGCACGGGCGGCATGGACTACAATTTCAAGGACATGACGCCGCAGGAGCGGCAGGCGTTTCTGAGCTACCAGAAGGTGTTCATGTTCTACCTGCCGCGCATCTGCAATCACTGCATGAATCCAGGCTGCGTGGCGGCGTGCCCGAGCGGCGCGGGCTACAAGCGCGAGGAGGACGGCATCGTGTTGATTGACCAGGACCGCTGCCGCGCGTGGCGTTTCTGCATCACCTCATGCCCGTACAAGAAGGTGTATTTCAACTGGCGCACGGGAAAGATGGAGAAGTGCATCCTGTGCTATCCGCGCGTTGAAACCGGCCAGCCGCCCGCCTGTTTTCATTCCTGCGTCGGCCGCATCCGCTACATGGGGCCGCTGTTGTATGACATGGACCGCGTTCCCGCCGCCGCCAACGTGCCCGACCTTGACTTGGTGCAGGCGCAGCGGGATGTGATCCTCGATCCGAACGATCCCGAGGTGATCGCCGAGGCGCGCAAGTGCGGCATCGAGGAGCCGTGGCTGGAAGCCTGCCGCCGTTCGCCTGTCTACAAGATGGTGAAGGAATGGCGCATCGCGCTGCCGCTGCACTCGGAGTTTCGCACGATGCCGAGTCTGTTTTATGTGCCGCCGGAAAGCCCGGTGCAGACCGCCGGCGACGGCTCCGGACACGCGCGCATGGTGGGCGGCGATGAGGAGGGGCGGCACCTCCCGAATCTCGACGACTTCCGCGTGCCCATCAAATATCTTGCGAGCCTCCTCGCCGCCGGCAACGAGCAGGAGGTGAAGTCGGCCCTGACACGCCTGCTGGCGTTGCGCTCGTACCGCCGATCCATCCGGGTGTACAACCAGCCCGATCTCGCCGTGCTGAAACTGGCCGGCCTGACCGAGAGCCAGGCGGTGGAAATGCACCGGCTGCTGGCGCTGGCGCATTATCACGAGCGTTTCGTCGTCCCGACGACCCACCGCGAGGCGACGGCGGGCGCGCCGTACATCGAGCGCGGTTACGCGGGCTACGACGAAATGTCGCCCGGCACGCAACCGCACCGCCGGCAAACGTTTCACGGTGCCGGACAGGAAGTCGGGAGCTGA